Proteins encoded within one genomic window of Tidjanibacter massiliensis:
- a CDS encoding lysophospholipid acyltransferase family protein, translating to MNAVKKAYRINVALSLSNVNADFLQLILCMMVSHYIIANPLYGAALFLFANIWTLYFEGNLRRLSSGAAPRKTNFVMWILLSASVFAGLALVFLYPIVMRAPGTNFVSFFVLLIAARSVLTWKVNDALSKPGLARRIYKGLFQILFFVPCLAFAWIIDDEPVMWMTLVGYALTGFLLSYQSSTMASLSKYIANTRRDKLHDIFSYRVFSNMSLYAQIALSLGVLMYICYVSFSTPAFSSDTYVYMGVWIVAVLLFSELFTKLVNRRGWILSLNIFIVGAAMWITGSLMMFDFKGLWGSTFWAGLWGFGLACITSVLNRYNGDFKMVARIAGRKVSDRDLHFRSMITQIISVIFSNAIMLCVVTVWVFVIPASHTPELPWVFRSTMVQLPVLFMLVSVFFALRQPLDERSRQKLLNYTQGTNNNTPTKQNLRSNLVEKKRVKFGVKILAFFVRPFLHLKVSGKEYMEMEHFPSVFVCNHGIIYGPIAAVIYLPTYFRPWIDRKMVDREMAAKEMYGRFIYRIPLLPPKAKMRIARLLAGPVTWALNSFNPIPVEKNNLRNVMTTFDDTVKVLSEGDNVLIFPERPRKVKRGDKMTVEHLTDSVGRLFTGFANIGRLYYETTGKCLRFYPIYASKRNHTFRIGQPVVFSPDNDPHDEKQRIADLLHDKMLELAE from the coding sequence CTCTCTTCGGGAGCGGCGCCACGGAAAACCAACTTCGTCATGTGGATACTGCTGTCGGCATCGGTATTCGCCGGACTCGCGCTGGTCTTCCTCTACCCCATCGTCATGCGGGCTCCGGGCACGAATTTCGTCTCGTTCTTCGTCCTCCTCATCGCGGCCCGCAGCGTACTGACATGGAAGGTGAACGACGCGCTGAGCAAACCGGGACTGGCCCGCAGGATATACAAAGGCCTTTTCCAGATACTCTTCTTCGTGCCGTGCCTCGCTTTCGCATGGATAATCGACGACGAACCGGTCATGTGGATGACGCTCGTAGGGTATGCCCTGACCGGATTCCTGCTCTCCTACCAGAGCAGCACCATGGCGTCGCTCTCCAAATACATAGCGAATACCCGCCGCGACAAGCTGCACGACATATTCTCCTACCGCGTATTTTCCAACATGTCCCTCTACGCCCAGATAGCCCTGAGCCTGGGGGTACTCATGTATATCTGTTACGTCAGCTTCAGCACGCCGGCATTCTCGTCCGACACCTACGTCTACATGGGCGTGTGGATAGTCGCCGTACTGCTCTTTTCGGAACTGTTCACCAAACTCGTCAACAGACGGGGATGGATACTGAGTCTCAACATCTTCATCGTGGGAGCGGCCATGTGGATAACCGGCTCCCTGATGATGTTCGACTTCAAGGGGTTATGGGGCTCGACCTTCTGGGCGGGCCTGTGGGGTTTCGGCCTGGCGTGTATCACCTCGGTACTGAACCGCTACAACGGAGACTTCAAGATGGTCGCCCGCATAGCCGGCCGCAAGGTAAGCGACCGCGACCTGCACTTCCGGTCGATGATAACGCAAATCATCTCGGTCATCTTCTCCAATGCCATCATGCTCTGCGTGGTCACGGTCTGGGTCTTCGTCATTCCCGCTTCGCACACGCCGGAGCTGCCGTGGGTATTCCGCAGCACCATGGTACAACTACCCGTCCTGTTCATGCTGGTCAGCGTATTTTTCGCGCTCAGGCAGCCGCTGGACGAACGCAGCCGGCAAAAACTGCTGAACTATACACAGGGAACCAACAACAACACCCCTACGAAACAGAACCTCCGCAGCAACCTCGTGGAGAAGAAAAGGGTGAAATTCGGCGTGAAGATACTGGCCTTCTTCGTGAGGCCCTTCCTCCACCTCAAAGTCTCCGGCAAGGAGTACATGGAGATGGAACACTTCCCTTCGGTCTTCGTCTGCAACCACGGCATCATCTACGGCCCCATAGCCGCGGTGATATACCTTCCCACCTATTTCCGGCCGTGGATAGACCGCAAGATGGTGGACAGGGAGATGGCGGCCAAAGAGATGTACGGACGTTTCATCTACCGCATCCCGCTGCTCCCGCCGAAGGCGAAGATGCGCATCGCCCGCCTGCTGGCCGGGCCGGTCACATGGGCGCTGAACTCGTTCAATCCGATACCCGTCGAAAAGAACAACCTGCGGAACGTGATGACCACCTTCGACGATACGGTAAAGGTACTCTCCGAGGGCGACAACGTGCTGATATTCCCGGAGAGACCGCGGAAAGTGAAACGGGGCGACAAGATGACCGTCGAACACCTCACCGACTCGGTAGGGCGGCTCTTTACGGGATTTGCCAACATCGGACGCCTCTACTACGAGACCACGGGAAAATGCCTGCGGTTCTACCCCATTTACGCGAGCAAGAGAAACCATACGTTCCGTATCGGGCAGCCGGTGGTCTTCAGTCCCGACAACGACCCGCACGACGAGAAGCAGCGCATCGCCGACCTGCTGCACGACAAGATGCTGGAACTGGCGGAGTGA
- a CDS encoding TPR end-of-group domain-containing protein: MKRIATALAALLLAAGISWGQDPDLTGFLEQLENINGRMATAMNNDDKEEMENLYTEIVVMYEQQPGSVKKTAAPIMGGVWYNLACLRSLRGDTDGAVDAFKQALGYGWNDYAYTMNDPDLKTAREDPRFMALAESIR; the protein is encoded by the coding sequence ATGAAAAGGATAGCGACAGCACTGGCCGCCCTGTTGCTGGCGGCAGGCATCTCGTGGGGACAGGACCCCGACCTGACCGGATTTCTCGAACAGCTCGAAAACATCAACGGACGCATGGCGACAGCCATGAATAACGACGATAAGGAGGAGATGGAGAATCTCTATACGGAAATCGTCGTCATGTACGAACAGCAGCCGGGCAGCGTAAAAAAGACGGCCGCACCGATAATGGGCGGCGTATGGTACAACCTGGCCTGTCTCCGGTCGCTGCGGGGCGATACGGACGGTGCAGTGGACGCCTTCAAACAAGCATTGGGGTACGGCTGGAACGACTACGCCTATACCATGAACGACCCTGACCTGAAGACGGCCCGCGAAGACCCACGGTTCATGGCCCTCGCCGAAAGCATCCGGTAA
- the guaB gene encoding IMP dehydrogenase: MSFIDERVLTEGLTFDDVLLVPAYSEVLPREVDITTRFSRNIRLNIPIVSAAMDTVTEAPLAIALAREGGIGVIHKNMSIEQQAAQVRKVKRAENGMIYDPVTIFKENTVGDALRLMKEHRIGGIPVIAADRTLIGIVTNRDLRFQKDTSRKIEEVMTKEGLITTHNSDLKNAAEILLRHKIEKLPVVDHAGKLIGLITYRDITKMKDNPNACKDDKGRLRVAAGVGVTADVLDRVAALYAEDVDAVVLDTAHGHSVNVARTLRSIKAAYPSLDVVAGNIATGAAARALADAGADGVKVGIGPGSICTTRVVAGVGVPQLTAIYGVAKELAGSGIPVIADGGLRYSGDIVKALAAGGDCVMVGSMLAGVEESPGETIIYNGRKFKSYRGMGSVEAMNKGSKDRYFQGEETDTSKFVPEGIEARVPYKGYLSETVYQLIGGLKSGMGYCGAKDIAALKHADFVKITSAGVIENHPHDVTITREAPNYSRGE; encoded by the coding sequence ATGTCATTTATCGATGAAAGAGTACTTACAGAGGGACTGACGTTCGACGATGTCCTTCTGGTGCCTGCCTATTCGGAGGTGTTGCCGCGGGAGGTCGACATAACCACCCGTTTTTCACGAAACATTCGTCTTAACATTCCCATCGTATCCGCCGCAATGGATACGGTCACCGAAGCCCCGCTGGCCATCGCGCTCGCACGGGAGGGAGGTATCGGAGTGATACACAAAAACATGTCTATCGAGCAGCAGGCAGCGCAGGTGCGGAAGGTGAAACGTGCCGAAAACGGCATGATTTACGACCCGGTCACCATTTTCAAGGAGAATACCGTAGGCGACGCGCTGCGCCTCATGAAGGAGCACCGCATAGGCGGCATCCCCGTCATTGCGGCCGACCGGACGCTGATAGGCATCGTCACCAACCGCGACCTCCGTTTCCAGAAAGACACTTCGCGGAAGATAGAGGAGGTCATGACGAAGGAGGGGCTCATCACCACCCACAACTCCGACCTCAAGAACGCCGCCGAAATCCTGCTCAGGCACAAGATAGAGAAACTGCCGGTGGTAGACCATGCCGGAAAACTCATCGGACTCATCACCTACCGCGACATCACCAAGATGAAGGACAACCCCAATGCCTGCAAGGACGACAAGGGGCGCCTGCGGGTAGCCGCCGGGGTAGGTGTCACCGCCGACGTACTCGACAGGGTAGCGGCGCTTTACGCCGAGGATGTGGACGCCGTGGTACTCGATACCGCTCACGGCCACAGCGTAAACGTCGCCAGGACACTGCGGTCCATCAAGGCCGCATACCCCTCGCTGGACGTCGTGGCGGGCAACATCGCCACAGGGGCTGCAGCGCGTGCACTCGCCGATGCGGGAGCCGACGGCGTGAAAGTCGGCATCGGGCCCGGTTCGATATGCACCACCCGCGTAGTGGCCGGCGTAGGCGTACCGCAGCTCACCGCCATATACGGCGTCGCGAAGGAGCTCGCCGGGAGCGGCATACCGGTGATAGCCGACGGCGGACTGCGCTACTCGGGCGACATCGTGAAGGCACTCGCGGCAGGCGGCGACTGCGTGATGGTCGGCTCCATGCTGGCCGGCGTGGAAGAGTCTCCGGGCGAAACCATCATCTACAACGGCAGGAAATTCAAGTCCTACCGCGGCATGGGTTCGGTAGAGGCCATGAACAAGGGCTCGAAAGACCGCTATTTCCAGGGCGAAGAGACCGATACGAGCAAATTCGTACCGGAAGGCATCGAAGCACGCGTACCCTACAAAGGGTATCTCAGCGAAACGGTCTACCAGCTCATCGGTGGTCTGAAGTCGGGTATGGGGTACTGCGGCGCAAAGGACATCGCCGCCCTGAAACACGCCGACTTCGTGAAAATAACGTCGGCAGGCGTGATAGAGAACCACCCGCACGACGTGACGATAACCCGCGAAGCACCCAACTACTCCCGCGGAGAGTAA
- the guaA gene encoding glutamine-hydrolyzing GMP synthase — translation MQEKILILDFGSQYTQLIARRVRELNVYCEIHPYNRIPTLDAGVKGVILSGSPYSVRDEQAPHPELGAIKGRLPLLGVCYGAQWLAQNYGGQVEPAASREYGRAMLNVTDREDALLKGMPERTQVWMSHGDTITLLPAGYRVTASTDDVHNAAFRIEGEPTWGIQFHPEVYHSTDGLKLLENFVAGICGCRRDWSPESFVDATVRELREKLGDDKVVLGLSGGVDSSVAAILLHRAIGKNLYCIFVDTGLLRKNEFTDVLASYRHMGLNVKGVQAGEKFLGDLRGVTDPEAKRKIIGRDFIEVFNAEAKAIENVQWLAQGTIYPDVIESMSVNGPSATIKSHHNVGGLPEEMHLRIVEPLRLLFKDEVRRVGRTLGIDPLILERHPFPGPGLGIRILGEVTPERVAVLQEADRIYMDALKEWGLYDKVWQAGTILLPVKSVGVMGDERTYESCVALRAVTSTDGMTADWVHLPYDFLARVSNDIINRVRGINRVVYDISSKPPATIEWE, via the coding sequence ATGCAGGAAAAGATTCTGATACTCGACTTCGGTTCGCAGTACACGCAGCTCATCGCGCGTCGTGTACGCGAACTGAACGTCTATTGCGAGATACATCCCTACAACAGGATACCGACGCTCGATGCGGGTGTCAAGGGGGTGATACTCTCCGGCAGCCCCTATTCGGTACGGGACGAACAGGCCCCGCATCCGGAGCTGGGCGCCATCAAGGGCCGACTGCCGCTGCTGGGCGTATGCTACGGCGCGCAGTGGCTCGCCCAGAACTACGGGGGGCAGGTCGAACCGGCCGCAAGCCGTGAATACGGCCGTGCCATGCTGAACGTGACCGACCGCGAGGATGCCCTGCTGAAAGGGATGCCCGAACGCACACAGGTATGGATGTCGCACGGCGACACCATCACCCTGCTTCCGGCAGGTTACCGGGTGACGGCCAGCACCGACGATGTACACAATGCCGCCTTCCGCATCGAAGGCGAACCGACATGGGGCATTCAGTTCCATCCGGAAGTCTACCACTCCACCGACGGACTCAAGCTGCTGGAAAACTTCGTGGCGGGCATCTGCGGCTGCCGGCGCGACTGGAGTCCCGAATCGTTCGTGGATGCCACCGTACGGGAGCTGCGGGAGAAGCTCGGCGACGACAAAGTGGTGCTCGGCCTTTCGGGAGGCGTGGACTCCTCCGTAGCCGCCATCCTGCTGCACCGGGCCATCGGCAAGAACCTCTACTGCATCTTCGTCGATACGGGTCTGCTCCGCAAGAACGAATTTACGGACGTACTCGCCTCCTACCGTCACATGGGGCTCAACGTCAAGGGAGTACAGGCCGGGGAGAAGTTTCTGGGCGACCTGCGCGGCGTCACCGACCCCGAAGCGAAACGCAAAATCATCGGCCGCGACTTCATCGAGGTCTTCAACGCGGAAGCGAAAGCCATCGAAAACGTCCAATGGCTGGCACAGGGAACCATCTATCCGGATGTCATCGAATCCATGTCGGTGAACGGCCCTTCGGCGACCATCAAGTCGCACCACAACGTGGGCGGGCTTCCCGAAGAGATGCACCTGCGCATCGTCGAACCGCTGCGCCTCCTTTTCAAGGACGAAGTGAGGCGCGTGGGACGGACGCTGGGCATCGACCCGCTGATACTCGAACGCCACCCCTTCCCCGGGCCGGGACTCGGCATCCGGATACTCGGAGAAGTGACGCCGGAACGGGTAGCCGTTCTGCAGGAGGCCGACAGAATATACATGGACGCACTGAAGGAGTGGGGCCTGTACGACAAGGTCTGGCAGGCCGGCACGATTCTGCTCCCGGTCAAGAGCGTCGGCGTGATGGGTGACGAACGTACCTACGAGAGCTGTGTCGCGCTGCGGGCGGTAACCTCCACCGACGGCATGACCGCCGACTGGGTGCACCTCCCCTACGACTTCCTCGCCCGTGTTTCGAACGACATCATCAACCGCGTGCGCGGCATCAACCGCGTCGTGTACGACATCTCCTCGAAACCGCCGGCAACCATCGAATGGGAATAA
- a CDS encoding NAD(P)H-dependent glycerol-3-phosphate dehydrogenase → MKYSIDPNARCAVIGAGSWATAIVKILLENEKRIAWYIREPEIRESIAANGTNALYLQDVHFDADRLDISGDVNEVFEQADLVVLAVPSAYIKTTLQPLRVSLENKFIVSAIKGIIANEYITIAEFMNQDYGVPFDRIGIVSGPSHAEEVAMERLTYLTMVCKDIDNAKVLGRKFASRYINTVYSTDIYGVEYGAVLKNIYAVAVGICTGLGYGDNFMAVLIANSAMEMSRFMERTYPSPRDFNASVYLGDLLVTCYSKFSRNRTFGTMIGKGYSVKSTMIEMTMVAEGYYSSACINQINKKFDIYMPIADAVYRILYQKASAADTIKRLQKELV, encoded by the coding sequence ATGAAATACTCGATTGACCCGAATGCCCGCTGCGCGGTGATAGGCGCCGGAAGCTGGGCGACCGCCATCGTCAAAATACTTCTTGAAAACGAAAAAAGAATAGCGTGGTATATCCGCGAACCGGAGATACGCGAAAGCATCGCTGCGAACGGTACCAACGCCCTCTACCTGCAGGACGTACACTTCGACGCCGACCGCCTCGACATCTCGGGCGACGTGAACGAGGTGTTCGAGCAGGCCGACCTTGTTGTGCTGGCCGTCCCGTCGGCCTATATCAAGACTACGCTGCAGCCGCTCCGGGTATCGCTCGAAAACAAATTCATCGTCTCCGCCATCAAGGGCATCATCGCCAACGAATACATCACCATCGCCGAATTCATGAATCAGGATTACGGCGTTCCGTTCGACCGTATAGGTATCGTTTCGGGGCCGAGCCATGCCGAAGAGGTGGCTATGGAGCGCCTCACTTACCTGACGATGGTGTGCAAGGACATCGACAACGCCAAGGTGCTCGGCCGAAAATTCGCCTCGCGTTACATCAATACGGTCTATTCCACCGACATCTATGGCGTGGAGTACGGCGCGGTACTCAAGAACATCTACGCCGTAGCCGTCGGGATATGCACCGGACTGGGTTACGGAGACAACTTCATGGCGGTACTCATCGCCAACAGCGCGATGGAGATGAGCCGCTTCATGGAACGCACCTACCCCTCGCCGCGCGACTTCAACGCTTCGGTCTATTTGGGCGACCTGCTGGTTACCTGCTACTCGAAATTCAGCCGTAACCGGACATTCGGAACGATGATAGGCAAGGGATACTCCGTAAAAAGCACCATGATAGAGATGACGATGGTAGCGGAGGGCTACTACTCTTCGGCATGTATCAATCAGATAAACAAAAAGTTCGACATATACATGCCGATAGCTGACGCCGTCTATCGGATACTTTACCAAAAGGCGTCTGCCGCCGACACGATAAAGAGACTGCAAAAGGAGCTCGTGTAA
- a CDS encoding single-stranded DNA-binding protein, whose translation MINKVILIGNVGADPEIRTLESGVKMARIRVATTERIYNREAQESRDHTEWHSVVLWRNLADVADRFIRKGSQVYIEGRLRSREWTDQQGVKRYSIEILADDLKMLGRRSDNPSAGQPLSPQGGQQGYGGQPSQPAYGGGYGQGGNASYSGGGYQPQQPAQTPAAPEVNLDDPDDLPF comes from the coding sequence ATGATTAACAAGGTTATTTTGATAGGCAACGTTGGGGCCGACCCGGAGATACGTACGCTGGAAAGCGGAGTCAAGATGGCCCGCATCAGGGTTGCGACCACCGAACGGATATACAACCGCGAAGCGCAGGAGTCCCGCGACCATACCGAATGGCACAGTGTGGTGCTCTGGCGTAACCTGGCCGATGTGGCCGACCGTTTCATCCGCAAGGGGTCGCAGGTCTATATCGAAGGGCGGCTGCGCAGCCGCGAATGGACCGACCAGCAGGGAGTGAAACGTTATTCGATAGAGATATTGGCCGACGACCTGAAGATGCTCGGCCGCCGTTCGGACAACCCTTCGGCCGGACAACCCCTCTCTCCGCAGGGAGGACAGCAGGGGTACGGCGGTCAGCCGTCGCAGCCGGCCTATGGCGGCGGATACGGCCAGGGTGGCAACGCGTCCTATTCGGGAGGCGGGTATCAGCCGCAGCAACCAGCACAGACGCCGGCTGCTCCGGAGGTGAATCTCGACGACCCGGACGACCTTCCGTTCTGA
- a CDS encoding purine-nucleoside phosphorylase yields MLEKIKHAAAFIDGRTSGFRPEVGIILGTGLGGLVDHIAIRHSIEYADIPDFPVSTVEGHKGRLIFGELGGRRIVAMQGRFHYYEGYTPQQVVFPVRVMKFLGIARLFVSNASGGTNPTFRVGDLMVINDHINLIPNPLIGPNIEELGPRFPDMKGAYDPSLIALATEIAGKEGIKLQYGCYVGLTGPTFETPQEYHYVRAIGGDAVGMSTTPEIIAARHMGIPCFGVSIITDLASDDSVSHEVVQEQGRRAEKEMTRLFIGMLAEL; encoded by the coding sequence ATGCTGGAAAAGATAAAGCATGCCGCCGCTTTCATCGACGGACGCACTTCCGGATTCCGTCCGGAGGTAGGTATTATTTTGGGAACGGGTCTCGGCGGGCTCGTGGACCACATCGCCATTCGCCACTCCATCGAATATGCCGACATACCGGACTTTCCGGTGTCGACCGTGGAGGGCCACAAGGGACGGCTCATCTTCGGAGAGCTCGGCGGGCGGCGTATCGTCGCCATGCAGGGGCGTTTCCACTATTATGAGGGATATACGCCGCAGCAGGTGGTCTTCCCTGTCCGGGTGATGAAGTTCCTCGGCATCGCACGCCTTTTCGTCTCCAATGCGAGCGGAGGGACGAATCCCACCTTCCGGGTGGGGGACCTGATGGTGATAAACGACCACATCAATTTGATTCCCAACCCGCTGATAGGGCCCAATATCGAGGAACTCGGCCCGCGTTTCCCCGATATGAAAGGAGCTTACGACCCCTCTCTCATCGCCCTGGCTACGGAAATCGCGGGGAAGGAGGGGATTAAACTCCAGTACGGCTGTTATGTCGGGCTGACGGGGCCGACGTTCGAGACGCCGCAGGAGTACCATTACGTGCGTGCCATCGGCGGAGATGCGGTGGGGATGTCCACTACGCCGGAAATCATTGCGGCCCGCCATATGGGTATTCCCTGTTTCGGCGTGTCGATAATTACCGACCTCGCTTCGGACGACTCCGTGTCGCACGAAGTGGTGCAGGAGCAGGGACGCCGGGCCGAGAAGGAGATGACGCGCCTGTTCATCGGGATGCTTGCCGAACTTTAG
- the lpxK gene encoding tetraacyldisaccharide 4'-kinase — translation MGFLSAIPAGLYAFALRIRHLLYDSRIIKRYRSDIPVVCVGNITVGGTGKTPVTEYLIEKLGRDYTVAVLSRGYGRRTKGYLEVGTNASFLDVGDEPKLIKRNHPSTVVAVCEKRAEGIARIRSEHPEVNLILLDDGFQHRRVEPKVNIVLMDYTRPIWEDHLLPWGNLRDLPSQMHRANIVMVTKTPPDITPIDRRIAVKSLKLFPYQSVVFTSMVQGVPVPLFPDAEGLVKPGRNAALLAGIGNPRPLAAYLAERYDLKAEWLFRDHYVYKVRDLRRIADELASLPEDTVIVTTGKDAVKLCNRKKVPAELQRRLYRIPVGVAFTDDDEKRFLRLLSENIVSRE, via the coding sequence ATGGGGTTTCTCAGCGCCATACCTGCCGGACTGTACGCATTCGCATTGCGGATACGGCACCTGCTCTATGATTCGCGTATCATAAAGCGTTACCGGTCGGATATTCCTGTCGTGTGCGTCGGCAATATCACGGTGGGGGGAACGGGTAAAACTCCCGTGACGGAGTACCTGATAGAGAAGCTGGGACGCGACTACACGGTCGCCGTCCTTTCGCGGGGATACGGTCGCCGGACGAAAGGATATCTGGAGGTCGGGACGAACGCTTCGTTTCTCGATGTGGGCGACGAGCCCAAACTGATAAAACGCAACCATCCCTCTACGGTCGTTGCCGTATGCGAAAAGCGGGCGGAAGGCATCGCCCGTATCCGCAGCGAACACCCGGAGGTGAATCTCATCCTGCTCGACGACGGATTCCAGCACCGGCGCGTGGAACCGAAAGTGAATATCGTCCTCATGGATTATACGCGGCCGATATGGGAAGACCACTTGCTGCCGTGGGGAAACCTGCGCGACCTCCCGTCGCAGATGCATCGGGCGAACATCGTGATGGTGACGAAAACTCCGCCGGACATCACTCCCATCGACCGCCGCATTGCGGTCAAATCGCTCAAACTCTTCCCCTATCAGAGCGTGGTGTTCACTTCGATGGTTCAGGGGGTACCCGTGCCGCTCTTTCCGGATGCCGAGGGGCTCGTGAAGCCCGGCCGAAATGCGGCCCTGCTGGCAGGTATAGGCAATCCCCGGCCGCTCGCCGCTTATCTGGCGGAGCGTTACGACCTGAAGGCCGAGTGGCTTTTCAGGGACCATTATGTCTATAAGGTACGCGACTTGCGGCGGATAGCGGACGAGCTCGCCTCGCTTCCGGAGGATACGGTGATAGTCACCACCGGAAAGGATGCGGTGAAACTCTGCAACCGGAAAAAAGTGCCTGCCGAATTGCAGCGCCGCCTCTACCGGATACCTGTCGGCGTTGCCTTCACGGACGATGACGAAAAGAGGTTCCTCCGGCTGCTGTCGGAGAATATCGTCTCGCGCGAATAG
- the panD gene encoding aspartate 1-decarboxylase: MTIEVLKSKIHRVTVTEANLNYVGSVTIDEELLEAANILAGEKVQIVNVNNGERIETYAIRGERGRGQVCLNGAAARKAAVGDVVIIISYASMDFEEAKKFTPWVVFPDTATNRLIR, from the coding sequence ATGACGATAGAGGTATTGAAATCCAAAATACACCGGGTGACGGTCACCGAGGCCAACCTCAATTACGTCGGGAGCGTCACCATCGACGAGGAGCTGCTCGAGGCTGCCAACATCCTTGCCGGCGAGAAGGTGCAGATTGTGAACGTGAACAACGGCGAACGCATCGAAACTTATGCCATCAGGGGTGAACGCGGCCGCGGACAGGTGTGCCTGAACGGTGCTGCGGCCCGTAAGGCGGCTGTGGGGGATGTGGTAATCATCATCTCCTACGCCTCGATGGATTTCGAGGAGGCGAAAAAGTTCACGCCGTGGGTGGTCTTTCCCGATACGGCTACCAACCGTCTGATAAGGTAG
- the panC gene encoding pantoate--beta-alanine ligase, with product MEQFTTVEGLKAGLASRRGSSVGFVPTMGALHEGHVSLVKRARAENDTVVVSVFVNPTQFNDKEDLRNYPRTPEADLEVLRAAGADVVFMPSVEEVYPEPDMRVFDFGMLDKVMEGATRPGHFNGVAQVVSRLFEFVKPDRAYFGEKDFQQIAVIKALVKQLGLNLAIVECPIVREADGLALSSRNRLLTPQHRAAAPAIHTALQEGAAQAGRRSVADVCGAVTARIEAEPLLKVIYFKLVDEDTLAEVSDWNGTGHVRGCVAVQAGDIRLIDNMRFL from the coding sequence ATGGAGCAATTCACGACCGTAGAGGGTTTGAAGGCGGGACTTGCCTCCCGGAGAGGTTCTTCGGTAGGCTTCGTGCCCACCATGGGGGCGCTGCACGAGGGGCACGTTTCCCTGGTCAAGAGGGCCCGTGCCGAAAACGACACGGTGGTAGTAAGCGTATTCGTCAATCCTACGCAGTTCAACGACAAGGAGGACCTGCGTAACTATCCGAGGACGCCGGAAGCCGACCTGGAGGTACTGCGTGCTGCCGGGGCCGATGTGGTGTTCATGCCGTCGGTGGAGGAGGTCTACCCGGAGCCCGATATGCGGGTGTTCGATTTCGGTATGCTGGACAAGGTGATGGAAGGGGCGACGCGTCCCGGCCATTTCAACGGCGTGGCCCAGGTGGTCAGCCGTCTGTTCGAATTCGTGAAGCCCGACCGGGCCTATTTCGGGGAGAAGGACTTTCAACAGATAGCGGTTATCAAGGCCCTGGTGAAACAGCTCGGTTTGAATCTCGCCATCGTAGAGTGCCCCATCGTTCGGGAAGCCGACGGACTGGCGCTCTCTTCGCGCAACCGGCTGCTCACTCCGCAGCACAGAGCGGCCGCTCCGGCCATCCATACGGCCCTACAAGAGGGTGCCGCACAGGCAGGACGGCGGAGCGTAGCCGACGTATGCGGTGCGGTGACGGCCCGTATCGAAGCCGAACCGCTGTTGAAGGTAATCTATTTCAAGCTGGTGGATGAAGATACGCTGGCAGAGGTCTCCGACTGGAACGGTACGGGACATGTCCGCGGATGCGTGGCCGTACAGGCGGGAGATATCCGTTTAATCGACAATATGCGTTTCTTATGA
- a CDS encoding SDR family NAD(P)-dependent oxidoreductase, with the protein MRNERWAVVTGASSGIGFAIARRLAMRGYNIFAAAKDVERLDECARKLSGECGIRVRTYAADLALPDAAECLFAACQEAGIRAEVLVNDAGVFIYNDIIETDQKRIDGIICLHIRTVTALCRLFAEEMAAAGGGYILNMASYSMWMPLPGIALYSATKAYVKTFSVAFAKEARERNVWVTAVSPAGVATDFYGLSHRLQKVGLAIGVLMTPDKVARKALRALFRHRKHLIPGWYNRLFIPMFKCMPAPCVRLVRNKTACFRQ; encoded by the coding sequence ATGCGCAACGAAAGATGGGCTGTCGTGACCGGCGCCAGCTCCGGAATCGGTTTTGCCATAGCCCGCAGGCTGGCCATGCGGGGCTACAACATTTTCGCCGCGGCCAAAGACGTTGAACGCCTCGACGAGTGTGCCCGGAAACTCTCCGGAGAGTGCGGTATCCGTGTACGAACCTATGCCGCCGACCTCGCCCTGCCCGACGCGGCGGAATGTCTCTTCGCCGCCTGCCAAGAGGCCGGTATCCGGGCCGAAGTGCTGGTGAACGATGCAGGGGTGTTCATCTACAACGACATCATCGAAACCGACCAGAAGCGCATCGACGGCATCATCTGCCTCCATATCCGCACCGTGACGGCGCTCTGTCGCCTCTTTGCGGAGGAGATGGCCGCGGCGGGAGGCGGCTACATCCTCAACATGGCCTCCTATTCCATGTGGATGCCCCTGCCCGGCATCGCACTCTACAGCGCCACGAAGGCCTATGTCAAAACCTTTTCGGTAGCTTTCGCCAAGGAAGCCCGCGAACGCAACGTATGGGTTACGGCCGTCTCCCCCGCCGGAGTAGCCACGGATTTCTACGGCCTGAGCCACCGGCTGCAGAAAGTGGGCCTTGCCATAGGGGTGCTCATGACGCCGGACAAGGTGGCCCGCAAGGCGCTCCGAGCCCTCTTCAGACATCGGAAACACCTCATTCCGGGTTGGTACAACCGTCTCTTCATCCCGATGTTCAAGTGCATGCCGGCTCCCTGCGTCCGTCTGGTGCGCAACAAGACCGCATGCTTCCGGCAGTAA